The following are from one region of the Nicotiana tabacum cultivar K326 chromosome 3, ASM71507v2, whole genome shotgun sequence genome:
- the LOC107795422 gene encoding uncharacterized protein LOC107795422 codes for MEKLLNPYDKEYMKMAMLKHEEIFREQVYELHRLYQTQKLLMKNISSSRQRVKDQVVNHHNNILDSNKKIRQCFDLEIRPNDQEHIAESVGQDNIIEDETELELTLGLSSYNRRRKIANSDSAPSFSSSNSTGSSSQIIKPSTSARNPRNDLNGHKWGLENLPVSNPSFQLGARQTNPNVEEQFRQDSLNNPPWLFQVLSLNMT; via the exons ATGGAGAAGCTTCTCAATCCATACGATAAGGAATACATGAAGATGGCCATGTTAAAGCACGAGGAAATCTTCAGAGAGCAG GTGTACGAACTTCATCGTCTATATCAAACccagaagttactgatgaaaaacatTTCAAGTAGCCGGCAACGAGTGAAAGATCAAGTGGTAAACCATCATAATAATATTCTTGATTCAAACAAGAAGATCCGTCAATGTTTTGACTTGGAAATAAGGCCAAATGATCAAGAGCATATTGCAGAATCAGTTGGTCAAGATAATATTATTGAAGATGAGACTGAACTCGAGTTAACTTTAGGCCTGTCAAGTTACAACCGCAGGAGAAAAATAGCTAATTCTGATTCTGCACcaagtttttcttcttctaattcCACGGGCTCTTCTAGCCAAATTATAAAGCCTTCAACTTCAGCAAGGAATCCAAGAAATGATCTAAATGGCCATAAATGGGGACTTGAGAATTTACCCGTCTCGAATCCGAGTTTCCAGCTTGGTGCAAGACAAACTAATCCAAATGTTGAAGAGCAATTTAGACAAGATTCATTGAATAATCCTCCTTGGCTTTTTCAAGTTTTGAGTTTGAATATGacttga